The Deinococcus apachensis DSM 19763 genome includes a window with the following:
- a CDS encoding serine hydrolase domain-containing protein, whose translation MPLFDTVRALAPYLQSWLEYQRDLARVPGVQVAVRVNGELAASFALGVANEATGQRLTPRHLFRIASHSKTFTATAVFQLAETGALRLDDPAGRWLPELAGSPAAGLTVRALLGHQSGINRDGADSDYWQQLHDFPDRDALIALCRADAVFPPDQFFKYSNMGYSLLGFIIEAASGQTYEDYMAAHITGPLMLTNLGPELPQGREPELAAGHSGRLAGNDARRVLPSSDTRAMAAATGFYGTAEDVTAYLAAHALGRADLLTDASKRLMQRKESEINRPVRRWYGLGFFVEQIGDRKVVGHSGGFPGHITQSWLDPESGLAVSVLTNCLGGPATEWATNLVKLIDLAMNAPEKKTTDTPGSQLDAYAGRFATDWGVFDLVNLGGRLVSLTPQGDPGLSATELTVIDADTLMPEPEAGFGAVGEPFRFQRTAGGDIEWVRQGGGRAWPIAAYRQRVGLDPLS comes from the coding sequence ATGCCACTGTTCGACACCGTACGTGCCCTGGCCCCCTACCTCCAGTCCTGGTTGGAGTACCAGCGGGATCTGGCGCGGGTGCCGGGCGTACAGGTGGCGGTCCGGGTGAACGGTGAGCTGGCGGCCTCGTTCGCGCTGGGCGTGGCGAACGAGGCCACCGGGCAGCGGCTCACACCACGGCACCTCTTCCGGATCGCCTCGCACTCCAAGACCTTCACCGCGACCGCTGTCTTCCAACTGGCCGAGACCGGAGCGCTGCGCCTGGACGACCCGGCGGGCCGTTGGCTGCCGGAACTGGCAGGATCGCCCGCCGCGGGGCTGACGGTGCGGGCCCTGCTGGGGCACCAGTCCGGCATCAACCGCGATGGGGCCGACAGCGACTACTGGCAGCAGCTCCACGATTTCCCCGACCGCGACGCCCTGATCGCCCTGTGCCGGGCCGACGCCGTGTTCCCACCGGATCAGTTCTTCAAATACTCGAACATGGGCTACTCGCTGCTGGGCTTCATTATCGAGGCGGCCAGCGGCCAGACGTACGAGGACTACATGGCGGCGCACATCACCGGGCCGCTCATGTTGACCAATCTGGGGCCGGAACTGCCGCAAGGACGCGAGCCCGAGCTGGCGGCTGGGCACAGTGGGCGGTTGGCAGGGAACGATGCCCGGCGGGTGCTGCCGTCTTCGGATACGCGGGCGATGGCGGCGGCCACAGGGTTTTACGGCACGGCAGAAGATGTCACGGCCTACCTAGCCGCGCACGCACTGGGACGTGCCGACTTGCTCACGGACGCGTCCAAGCGCCTGATGCAGCGCAAGGAATCCGAGATCAACCGACCGGTGAGGCGCTGGTACGGGCTGGGCTTCTTCGTCGAGCAGATTGGGGACCGCAAGGTCGTCGGCCATTCGGGGGGCTTTCCTGGGCACATCACGCAATCGTGGCTCGACCCGGAATCGGGTCTGGCGGTGTCCGTCCTCACGAATTGCCTGGGCGGCCCCGCGACCGAATGGGCGACGAACCTCGTCAAGCTGATCGATCTGGCGATGAACGCGCCGGAGAAGAAGACCACCGACACGCCGGGCTCCCAGCTGGATGCCTACGCCGGTCGCTTTGCGACCGACTGGGGCGTGTTCGATCTGGTCAATCTGGGAGGCCGCCTGGTGTCCCTGACGCCGCAGGGCGACCCTGGACTGAGCGCCACGGAATTGACTGTGATAGACGCCGACACGCTGATGCCCGAACCGGAGGCTGGCTTCGGTGCGGTCGGTGAGCCGTTCCGGTTCCAGCGCACGGCGGGAGGCGACATCGAATGGGTACGCCAGGGTGGCGGGCGGGCGTGGCCCATCGCGGCGTACCGGCAGCGAGTGGGCCTCGACCCTCTGTCCTGA